TGGACGCCGCCGTCGGCGAGGTCCTCACGCAGATCGACGCGGCGATCTACGTCATCGACTGCCTGCCGAACATGAACCCGGCCTCCGTCCGCGAGAAATGTCCGCCGCTCGTCCGCCAGCTCCGCGCCGCGCGCCCGGACACGCCCATCGTGCTCGTCGAGGATCGCCGCAAACCCAACGTCTGGCTCCTGCCCGCGCGCGACCGTTTCCACTCCGACAACCACGCCGCGCTGCGCGAGTGCTTCGTCGCGCTCCAACGCGAAGGCATTGCCGGTCTCCACTATCTGCCCGGCGATGCGCTGCTCGGCGACGACAGCGAAGCCACCACCGACGGCTCGCATCCGAGCGATCTCGGTTTCGTTCGCCAGGCCGACGTTTTCGAACCGGTCCTGCGAAAAATTCTCGGCCCGTAGTCCGCGCCCCCGGTCTGGCGGCGACCGTTCCCCGCCGTCTCCAACCCCAAACCCCGATCCCCATGAACCTCCGCGTTCTGTTCCGTTCGCTCCTCGCCGCCGGCTCGCTGGGCGGCAGCGCCCTCCACGGCGCCACTGGCAATCCGTGGTTCGACGACTTCGTCGCCTACGACAACGCCAAGGGCTCCGCCTACACCGCGCGCACCGACGCCGCCTACCTCGCGTGGCAGGAAAGCTACATGCTGCGCAGCTATCTCAACCTCTACGAAGTGTCGCAGGACACCGCGTGGCTGACCAAGTTCACCAACCACGTCGACACGGTGCTCACCGCCGCGGTCGACCACGACGGTGACGGCTACCGCGACTGGACCACCGCGCGCTATTCGCCGAACCTCGCGCTCAACCCCGGCTTCGAGACCGCCGACGCCGGCGACCCGACGCTGCCGGCCAACTGGACCCGCAGCGGCTCGACCGCCACGACCGCGTTTCGCACGAACGCCTCCGGCGCTTACGTGCCGGGCAACGCCTGCTCGGGCCTCACCTGGGGCGCGGAGCTGATCACCGCCGGCGCCACCCTGCAGCGGCTCTACCACGACATCCCGACCTACCTGCCCAATCACCGTTACGAACTCGCCTTCTCGGCCAAGAACGGCGGCAGCGTCGCCGCGCGCGCGTTCGTCTACGATCGCACCACGAGCACCGTGCTCGGCAGCGCCTTTGCCAACTCCACCAGCTGGAAAAGTTACGCCGTCGAGTTCGTCATGCCCGCCGCCGGCCACGACGTCGAAATCTGGCTGAGCCACGCCACCACCACGACGAGCGGCGACACGGTGTTTTTCGACAACATGCGCGTCTCACCGTTCTTCGCCTATCACGTCGTCGACGGCATGATCGGCACGCCGATCGCCGCGTTCGTCCGTCTTGTGAATCAAAACGCGACCGCGCTCGCCTCGTTTCAAACCCAGGCGAACGGCTATCGCACCTTCCTCGAAAACCACGTGATCGCGAAGTGGGAGGATCCCGCCGGCTTCTACGGCAACACCTGGGTGAACGTCTCCGCCACCGAGGGCTATTACCAGGAACCGACCGGCTACGACACTTTCTCGTCCAACACGTCGTTCAGTCCCCTGCCACACAACCAATCCTTCGCGCTGCTCGGCGTGCAGAGCATCCTCCACGACGTGAACGGCAACACGGCTTACCGCCAAAAGGCCGACCAGTGCGCGACGTTCTTCGCCAACCTGCTCACGATGCAGGGCAGCGCCTACCTGTGGCGCTACGGCACGCACACCGGCGCGAAAATCGAGGACGCATCCCACGCCAACGTCGATTTGGAGTTCATCACTTCGCTCCACCGCGGCGGCCACGTCTTCACCGGCGCGGACCTGACGAAATTCACCGCCACGCTCACCGGCTATGTGTGGAACGGCTCCACCACCGCGCCGTTGCTGCACAACCTCGTCAACGGCACCCAAGGCTCCTATTGCACGGACTACGATTTCTCCCGCGAGATGTGGGGCTGGGTGCCGCTCGCGCAGTTCGACCCGATGGCGTGGTATATCGGCGCCGCGCAATACGCCGCCACCGCGCCCTCCGACCCGAGCGAGGCCGCCACGCTCTCCGAACTCATCAAGTGGGACCCCGTCAAGCTGACCAACCAGGGCTTCGAACTCGCCTCCGCCACCGACCCGACGCTGCCCGCCCGCTGGAGTCGCGTGCTCTCCACTCTCACGACGGCCTACCGCGACGGCGCGAACGCCCGCCGCGGTGCCTATGGCCTGACGCTCGTCGCGAACGGCACGCAGTGGCAGAAACTGAAGCAGCCCTGGACCGACTACGTGGCTGGCGCGACGTATGTCGTGACGCTCGACGCCAAGGTCGACAGCTCCGGCGCCGACGGGCGCGTCTGGATCGTGAACGAAACCGCCGGCACCACCATCGCCAGCTACAACATCACGAGCACGACCTGGACGACGCATTCCTTCAACTTCACCGCCCCCGCCAACGGCACGGACGTTGTCTCCATTCTCCTCGGCCACCGCGACTACACCGTCACCGGCGGCCAGGCGCACTACGACAACGTGTCGATCAAGCGCTCGGGCGATGCTTGGTAGCAAAACGGGCGAGCCCTTGGGGGCTCGACCGGTAGGCGAGGGTGCTCCGGCTGGGGCCGGGGCACCCTTTCGGCCCGCCCGCCACGACCCATTTCACGCGCCTCCGTCAACGGCGCGTGCTGCCGTCGCCCGCCCGCCGGCGAACGGAGTCCGGCGCAGCCTCTCCCTTTCGGCGAGAGGCGCGCTCCAACTAGGCTCTCAGGTCTTCGCCCGCGCGTGCCACGCCGCGAGCACTGCGGCTTCCTTGTCGGCCTTGAGACCGGCCTTCGGTTTCGCGCGCCGGTCGTCGGGCAGCGACTTCCAGAACGCGAGCGTGTCCGCAGCCGTCACCGCGAGCGGACGGAAGGTCAGGCCGGCGGCCACGGACTTCTGCCAGCTCATGCGATGGAAGCCGACCGTCTCGCCCTGACCCGGCACCCAGACGGTAAGCTCGCCCCACGCCTGCACTTTCTGCTGCTCGATAAAATCAGCCGTCACGTGCGTGAAACGCGCGTTGCCGCCCACCGCCGCGCGCACGCCGTGCAGCATCGCGCCGGTCGAGAGCTCGTAGTCGGGACCGTTGCCGTTGAAGGCGCCGAACGCGCGCTGCTCCACCAGCCGCACCATCCACTCGGCGAGGTCGCGGGCGTCGATCAGCTGCACCGGGTCGTCCGCCGGGGGCGCGAGCACTTCCCCGCCCTGCGCGATGCGCACCGGCCAGTAGGTGAAGCGGTCGGTGTCGTCGCCGGGTCCGACGATCAACGTCGGTCGCACGATCGTCGTGATGCCCGGGAACCATTTTTCCGCCTCGGCTTCGCAACCGGCCTTCATCGGGCCGTAGAGGTTCATGTTCGCGAGCAGCGTGGCCCGCGTCTCCTTCATGAGGTCGGGACCGGTGTATTTCGCGAGCGGCGCGGTCTCGTCCATGCCGGCCTTCGCGGTGTCGGCGTAGGCGGAAAGCGACGAGACATAGACGTATTGCTTCACCTTCCCCTGTAAAACACGGCCAGCGTCGCGCACCCAATACGGCACGCTCGTCGGGTTGTCGATGCACGCATCCCACTCGCGGCCCTCGAGCGACTTCAGGTCGCCGGTCTCGCGATCGCCGGTCAGTTCCTCGACCTCCGCCGGCCATTCCTTCGGGCGGCGGCCGCGATTGAAGAGCGTGAGCTTGTGCCCGCGCGCGAGCGCGTAGCGCACCTGATGCGGCCCGATGAAACCCGTGCCGCCGAGGATGAGGATGTTCAACGGCTTCGCCGCGCGCTCGATGCCGCTGAGCGGATCGATGTGCACCGGCTTCGGTTTCGGCGCGGGCGCGGCGGTCTGCGCGGTGGCGCGGTTGAGGAGCGTGGCGGCGCCGGCGAGCGCGCCGAGTTTGAGCATGTCGCGACGATTCATGGGGGTAGTGACGCCACTGTGCGCAACCCGCCGCTCACGCCAACGCGAATCCGGCGAGGAGTCTTCAACCTCCGACGAACGCTGCGCGGCGCGCGACGGCGCGACCGTCGTCGCAGCCCGCTCGACTTCGCCGGCCGGCGCAACAAGCTCCGCGACTTCACGCCATGAAACTACCCCGTCTGCTCGCCACGCTCGCGCTGAGCGTCTCTTCGCTGTGCGCCTTCGCCCTCGCCGCCAACGCCGACTTCGACCGCTGGGCCGAGTCGTTCGCCACCGACTGGGTGCGCGCCAACCCCACTTTCTCCACGATCCAGCAATATCTCCCCGCCGCCGAACAGGACACGCTCGACCGCCAGCTCACGCCGAACACGAAGGAATACCGCGCCGGCCGCGTCGCCGCCGCCAAGGCCGCGCTGGCCGAACTGGCGAAATTCGATCGCGCCACGCTCAGCGCCGACCAGCGCACGTCGGCCGCTACGATCGAATGGTCGCTGCGCGGCATCGTGGAGAGCGAGCCGTTCGCCGACTACAACTTCGTCTTCAACCAATTCGGCGGCCTGCACGTGAACACGGTCAACTTCCTCACGCAGGCCCACCCGATCCGCAACCAGCGCGACGTTGAAAACTACCTCGCGCGCCTCGCGCTCGTCGCCGGCCGCATCGACGAGGGCGTCGCACAGGCGAAGGACGCCGCCGCGCGCGGCCTGCTCATGCCGGACTTCATCACGAAGTCCACGCTCGGGCAGTTCGAGCGCTTCCTCGCCGGCACGCCGCGCGAAAACCGTTTCGTCGCCTCGCTCGACGAACGCGCCGCGAACTTGAAGGACGTAACCGCCGAGGAGCGCGCGCAATTCGTCGCCGCCGCCGAGAAAATCACCGCGGAGCAAATCATCCCGGCGTTCCGCCGCGCCCAAGCTCTGCTGCAAGAACAGTTGCCACATACCACGAGCGACGCCGGCCTCTGGCGCCTGCCGGGCGGCGACAAAGCCTACGCGAACGCCCTGAAGCGCTTCACGACCACCGACCTGACCGCCGAGCAAATCCACCAGCTCGGCCTGCGCGAGGTCGCGCGCATCGAAAAGGAGATGGACGGCTACTTCCGCCAGCTCGGCTACAACGACGGCTCGATCAAGGAGCGCATGGAAAAACTGGAGCACGACCGCCAGCCGACGGAGGCCGACCCGCGCCCGATGATGCTCGCGAAATTCGAGTCGATCCTCCGCGACGCCGAACAGCGCGCAAAGCTCGTCTTCGACCTCACACCGAAGGCCCCCGTCGTCGTGAAACGCGAGCCGCCGTTCACCGAAAAAACCGCCGCCGCCCACTACACCGGCCCCGCGAAGGACGGCTCGCGCCCCGGCATCTTCTGGGCGCCGCTGCCCGGCCCGACCTTCGAAATCGCGACCATGCGCACGCTCGTCTACCACGAGGGCGTCCCCGGCCACCATTTCCAGATCGCGCTCCAGCGCGAGACCGAGGGCCTGCCGCGCTACCGCCGCGACGGCGTATTCAGCGGCGGGTCCGCCTACGCCGAGGGCTGGGCGCTCTACGCCGAGCAACTCGCCGCAGAAAACAACTGGTATGAAGGCGACGTTGTCGGCCGCCTTGGCCAGCTCGACGACGAGCTGTTCCGCGCGCGCCGCCTCGTCGTCGACACCGGCCTCCACGCCTTCAAGTGGACGCGCCAGCAGGCGATCGACTACGGCATCAAGGCCTCCGAGGTGGAGCGCTACGTGATGAATCCCGGCCAAGCCTGCGCCTACAAGATCGGCATGCTGAAAATCCTCGAGCTGCGCGGCCAGGCGCAGCAGGCGCTCGGGCCGAAGTTCGAGATCAAGAAGTTCCACAACCTCGTCCTCCAAACTGGCAACGTCCCGCTCGCCGTGCTCGAACAGGTCGTGAACGAGTGGGTCGCCGCGCAGAAGTAAGCGACGCGACTCGGATTGCCTTCGTGCACGCTCAACCACGCGCGCCGTAGTGTCAGTCGTCACGCCGGTTCCGAGCCGGCCCAGCCGTGGGCCGGCCCGGTACCCCAATAGGTTACCCGGTCCCTCGGACGCACGACCGAGTCGGGAGAGCACGCCGGCGCCCTCGGTAACCTATTAGGTTACTCTGGGTCGGCGACGGTTCGCGGGCGTGGCTGGCCGGCGGGAAGCGGTTACCTTCACGCGTGGCGGCCCTTGAACGTCAGCTCGGCCACGCCGCTCTTGTCGAGGCCGCCGAGGCCGCGCGCGACCATCCGGTCGAACTGCGCCTTCGTCGCCGCGGCGAGCGGCAGCTCGAGGCCGACATCGCGCCCGAGTTGCCAAGCGATGGTCGAATCCTTGGCGGCGTGCGCGGCGGAGAAATAGCAATCGTGCGCGCGGTTCTGCATGTCCTCGCCGTCGGTCTTGAGCACCTGCGAATTCGCGCCGGTCTGCGCGAACACCTCGCGCAACATGTCGAGATCAAGCCCGAGCGCCTGACCGAGGCCTAGACCTTCGGCGAGCGCGGCAGTGTGGATGTTCATGACCATGTTCACGAGCGCCTTCACCTGTGCGGCCTGTCCGGCGGCGCCGATGTAGCGCAGCGCGGAGCTGAGATTTTTCAAAATCGGTTCCACGCGCTCGAACACCGCGCGGTCGCCGCCGCACATGAGGTAAAGCGTGCCGTTGCGCGCCTGCGGGATCGACGAAGCCATGCAGCCTTCGAGCGACGAAGCGCCCGCCGCTTTCGCGCGGCGCTCCACTTCCACGTGCACGCCGGGCGTCAGCGTGGCGCAGTTGACGAAGACCTTGCCGCGCGCGCCCATGAGCAGCGAATCGCCGCTCTCCGCAAACACCGCGAGCTGCGCCGCATCGTCGGTCACGACGGTGAAGATCACGTCCGCCGCCGCGGTCACGTCGGCCAGCCGCGCGGCGGACATCGCACCGATCTCGGCGGCGAGCGCGGCGGAGGTCGGCGCGTGGGCGTCGTAGACCACGGTGACGGCGTAGCCGCAATCCTTGAGGCGGCGCGCCATGTTGCCGCCCATGCGGCCGACTCCGACGAAAGCGATGCGTTCAGACATGTTTGCGTGGTGGGTTGGGCGGTGAACATCCCCATCCCGCGACAAAGTGCCAGCCCGTTGTGCGCGACCGGACCGCCTCCCGCGATTTCGCTTTGCGGAAACGCGCCGCTCGCGCACGGTTCCGCGCCATGCCCCGCTCCACGCCGCCTGGCTACGCTCTCATTGTCCTTTCGCTCGCCTGCACGCTGGCCGCGTCAGCGCAAACCGACGCCGTCCGGCGCGACATCGGCAAGTTCTACGCGCAAAATTGCGCGGCCTGCCACGGCCGCAACCTGCAGGGCGGGCTGGCGCCCTCGCTCCTCGACGACCAGTGGCTGCACGGCGACCGCGACGAGGACATCGCCCGGGTCATCCGCGACGGCGTGAACGACGCGATGGACGGCTACCGCGACGAGTTGAGCGAGGCCGACATTCGCGCGATGGTCATCTTCATCCGCGAGAAACGCGCGGGGTTTTCCTCCTCCGAGTCGCGTCCCGCCCGGCCGCAACCGACGGAGCCGATTGCGAGCGAGCGGCACCGATTCAAGCTCGAGACGGTCGCCGACCGGCTCTCCACGCCGTGGGGCATGGCGTTCCTGCCGGATGGGCGCCTGCTCTTCACGGAGAAATCGGGCCAGCTCCGCGTGATCGAGCGCGGCGTGCTGCGCCCCGAGCCGATTCGCGGCACGCCGGCCGTGCGCGACGCCGGCCAGGGCGGCTTGCTCGAGGTGGCCGTGCACCCGCGCTACGCGGAGAACGGCTGGATCTACCTCGCCTACTCCGACCCCGCGACGCGCAACGGCGAGCCCGTGAGCCTCACCACCCTCGTGCGCGGCAAGCTCCGCGACGGCGCGTGGGTCGAGCAGCAGACAATCTGGCGCGCGCCGCTCGAATTCTACCGGCCCGGCGGCGGCGTGCACTTCGGCTGCCGCATCGTCTTCGATCGCGACGGCTACCTGTTCTTCTCGCACGGCGAGCGCGGCCGGCAGGAAAACGCGCAGGATCTCAAGTTGCCCAACGGAAAGATCCACCGCCTTCACGACGACGGCCGCATCCCGGAGGACAATCCGTTCGCGAAGCAGCCCGGCGCGTTCGCCTCGATCTGGACCTACGGCAACCGCAACCCGCAGGGCCTCGCGCTCGACCCGCGCGACGGTTCGCTCTGGGAAACCGAGCACGGCCCGCGCGGCGGCGACGAGCTGAACCTCATCCGGCGCGGCGCGAACTACGGCTGGCCCGTCATCACCTACGGCATGAACTACAACGGCACGCCGATCACGGCGACCACCGCGAAGGACGGCATGGAGCAGCCGGTCACGCACTGGACGCCGTCGATCGCGGTGTGCGGCATCGATTTCTACACCGGCGACAAGTTTCCCGGCTGGAAGCACAACCTGCTCGTCACCGCCCTCGCGCAACAGGAGTTGCGCCGCGTCGTGATCGACGGCGGCAAGGTCACGCACCAGGAAATCCTCCTCAAGGATTTCGGCCGCGTGCGCGACGTGCAGACCGGCCCCGACGGCACCATCTACGTCGCGCTCAACCAGCCCGACCGCATCGTGCGGCTGGTGCCGACTCAGTGAGGAGCCTCCGCCGCGGGCGAAACGCGCGCGAGTTCGGGCAACCTTCGCCCCGTCTTTAGCTTTGCGGCGGCGCGCGTGCGCGTCTTGCGTCGAGGCGGTCGCCCCAGCCCCGCTCCGCGCATGATCTTCCTGCTCCGCCTTCTGCTTCGCCTCGTTTTCCGTTTCCGCGTGGAAGGCGCCGAGGCGTTGCGCGGCCCGGGCCCCATGCTCCTTTGCCCGAACCACACCTCGTGGCTCGACTGGGCGTTCGTGCTCGTGTGCCTCGACGACGACTGGAAGTTCGTCGCGTCGTCCACCACCGCACAGGCCACGTGGATCCATCGCAAGATGATGATCAACTCGCGGACGTTCCCAGTGGACAACACCTCGTCGTTCGCCGTCCGCGGCATGGCCGAACACCTCGAAAAGGGCGGCAAGCTCGTGCTCTTTCCGGAGGGCCGCATCTCGAGCACGACGGCCCTCATGCGCGTCTACGATGGCACCGCGTTCCTCGTGCACCGCAGCGGCGCGAAGGTCATCACCTGCTACCTGCGCAACGCCGTCCGCGTGAAATGGGTCCGCCACAAGGGCTGGACGCAATGGTTCCCGCGCGTGTCGGTGCATTTCAGCGCGCCGCTCACCGCGCCCGACACGTCGACGCTGGCGCACAACGTCGCCCGCCAGAAGATCACGCAATGGCTGCGCGACCAGATCATGCTGCAGCAATTCGACGCCGAGATGCGCTGCGGCCCGGCCACGCTGCCCGCCATGATCGCCGCGACCGCCCGCGCGCTGCCGCACAAGATCGCGCTGGAGGACATCTCGTTCACGGAGTTCACCTATTCGCGCCTCATGGTCGCGACCGACGTGCTCCAGCGCACGCTCGGCCGCCATCTCTCGTCCGCGCGCGGCGAGCGCATCGGCGTGATGCTGCCCACGGTCAACGGCGCGGTGACGACCGTCCTCGCGCTCTGGTCGCTGGGGAAGACGCCGGCGTTCCTCAACTACTCGACCGGCCCCGCCGTGATGCTCGCGTGCGCGCAACTCGCCGGGCTGAAGCAGGTGCTCACTTCACGCGCGTTCCTTGAGAAGGCGAAGATCAACCTCCAGCCGCTGCAGGACGCCGGCCTGGAATTCATCTACCTTGAGGATGTCCGCGCCGAGGTGACCGGGCCCGTGAAACTCGCCGCGGCGGCGCGCAACTTCCTCTCGTTCGCCCACGCGCTCACGCATGCCCCGGTCGACGCGACCGACACGGCGGCGGTGATCTTCACCAGCGGCTCCGAAGGCGTGCCGAAGGGGGTCGAACTCTCGCATCGCGGCATGCTCGCGAATCTCCGGCAGATTTTCGCCGCCGCCGACCTGCGCGACGACGACCGGTTCTTCAACGCGCTGCCGTTCTTCCACAGCTTCGGCCTCGTCGGCGGCATCGTCGCGCCACTCGTGCGCGGCTGCTACGTGTTCAATTATCCGTCGCCGCTGCACTACCGCATCGTGCCGACCGTCGTCTACGAGAAGAACTGCACGATTCTCCTCGGCACGAACACGTTTCTCAATGGCTACGCGCGCAAGGCGCATCCCTACGACCTCCAGACGGTGCGCTACCTCGTCGCCGGCGCGGAAAAGGTGCAGACCGCGACCTTCGAGACCTACGCGCGCAAGTTCGGCGTGCGGATCCACGAAGGCTACGGCGCCACCGAGTGCGGCCCGGTCGTGTGCATCAACACGAAGATGGACCCGCGCACTGAGACCGCCGGCCGTTTGCTGCCGGGCGTCGAATATCGGATCGAACCCGTCGTCGGCGTGCCCGAGGGCGGCCAGCTGTTCGTGCGCACGCCCGCGATGATGAAGGGTTACCTCAATGCCGACGCGAACGCGAAGTTCCAGGTGCTCGGCGGCTGGTATGATACGGGCGACATCGCGAAGATCGACGCCGACGGCTACGTCACCGTGCTCGGCCGCCTCAAACGCTTCGCCAAGGTCAGCGGCGAAATGATTTCGCTCACGGCCGTGGAGGACGCGCTCGCCGGGGCATTCGCCGCGCAATTCGGCGCACGCTGCACGATCGCGATCGTCGCCGTGCCCGACGCCGAGAAGGGCGAGAAGCTCGTCGCGCTGGCCAACGAGCCGCGCCTGCAACTCGCCGACGTCCGCGCCGCCGTGCGCGCGAAGGGCCTGAGCAATCTCTGCGCGCCACGCGAACTGCGCTTCGTGCACGCGATCCCCAAGCTTGGCTCCGGCAAGACGGACCATCGCGAACTGCTGCGGCTCCTGCAGGCTGGCGAGACCACGCCCGCACAGGCGGCCCCGGCGGCCGGCTGACGCGAGTCGAACGCCCGGCTCCACTTGCGCCGCCACAGTCCGGCCCGAAATATTCGCCGAACAGCCACTGGTGCCACGGCACCATTCGGGTAATCTCACCGCATGTCCGATGCCTTCAACCTCGACGCCTACTGCGCCCGCATCGGCTACACCGGTTCGCGCGAACCGACTCTCGCGACGCTGCACGCGCTGGCGTTTCACCACGCGACCGCGATCCCGTTCGAAAACCTCGACGTGCTGCTCGGTCGCCCGATCGTCCTCACGCCCGCCGCGCTCGTGGCCAAGCTCGTGCACGCGCGACGCGGCGGCTATTGCTTCGAGCAAAACGGCCTGCTGCTACTCGCGTTGCGCGCGCTCGGCTATCGGGTGACGCCGCTCGGCGGCCGGGCCCGCTGGCAATTGCCGCGCGATTTCGTGCCGCCGCGCACGCACCTCATTCTCCGCGTGCATCTCGCCGGCGGCGACTGGATCGCCGATTGCGGCCTCGGTTCAGCCTCGCTCACCGGCGCCATTCCGCTGACGTTCGACGAGCCGCACGGGACGCCGCACGAAGCCCGGCGCCTCGTGCGCGAGGAGGATGGCCGGATTTTCCACCAGACGCGCCTGGAGGACGGATGGGCGGACGTCTGCGAGTTTTCCCTCGCCGAGATACACCCGATCGACTGCGAGGTGGCCAATTGGTGGACGAGCACCAACCCGACCTCGAAATTCAAACAGGACCTGATGGTCGCGCTCGCGCAGACCGATGGCACGCGGAAGGCGATCCGCACCGGCGTCTTCACGCATCGGCGCGGCGCGGAGATCCTGCACCAGCGCACAATCGAGTCCGCCGCCGACCTGCTCGCGCTGCTTGCGGAACACTTCGGCCTCCCTTTCCCGCCAGACACGCGCTTCGGTCCGCCCGATGCGCCGTGGGCACGCTAGTCGCGCTGCACGCTCACCGTGAAAGTCCCGCCATCCGGGTGTCTGGTCACCACGACCAAGATTGCGCCCGCATCGATGCAGCGCTGCACAAAGGCGCCAACTTCGGACTGTGGGATGTTTTCGTGCCGCTCCATGAGAATCATCTAATCCGCAAATCTACCCGCCGACCGCGTCAGCCGCAGGAGGGAAAACCGCCTAACTTTAGGTGCTCCGCGAGACGGGCCGGCCGCACTCGCCCGCACCGGCGCCCGGTTCGGATTCAGGCCACGGGCGGCGGCGGCTCGCGGCCTTCGCTGAGTTCGATGAGGTCGAAGGAGGTGCTGGCCGCCACGTGCGCCAGACCGGCTTCCCGTTTCAGAGTCTCCAGGTAGGCGGTGACACGATCGTTCCACCCGAGCTTTCTCGCGTGCTCGTTCCAGACCATCGCCTGAGTGCGATTGGGCCGTAACCCGCGCGCAAAGATCCACTCGGCAATTTCGGTGTCGTCGCCGCCTTGCCGCACCCGCGCCTCGATCTCGGCGAAGGGAACACCGAGAAATCCGCAGATCTGTCCGTCGAGTCCGACCGGCAACCCGTAGTGGCTGTGATAGTCCGCTGGGAGGTCGCCGGCGTGCATGAGCCGGATCTTGTCGAGCATCCGACCGAGGTAATGCAGGCCGCCGACGACCGAATCGTAGGGCTGCGCAAACTGTAGACGTGGGGCATATCGATGAAACGACGGCCCGCTCTCGTTCGATGCGCGAATTTCAGCGGACATCGACGGCCCCAATGCGCGGCTTTGAATTTATCAAATCACGCTCCCGCCGCGCTCTCGCTATACTGCGGGCATGAACCCTCGCAAACTCCTCACCCTTCTCCTCGCACCCGCGCTGGCGCTCGTCGCCCACGCTTCCAACGCCCCGACCGGCAAGGTCGGCGTCTACGACTCGCGCGTCGTCGCCTACGCGCACTTTCTGCAACCCGCCCAGCAGGCGGCGATCAAAAGCATGATCACTGAAGGCCGCGCGGCCAAAGCCGCGGGCGACACGGCGCGCTTCACTGAGCTGGAAAAGAAGGTCGTCGCCGGCCAGCGGAAGATGCACCTCCAAGTCTTCAGCACCGCTCCGATCCCGGAAACGTTGGCGGCGATGCAGGACCGCGTCGCTGAAGTCCAGCGCGAGGCGGGCGTC
This portion of the Opitutia bacterium genome encodes:
- a CDS encoding DUF5069 domain-containing protein, with product MSAEIRASNESGPSFHRYAPRLQFAQPYDSVVGGLHYLGRMLDKIRLMHAGDLPADYHSHYGLPVGLDGQICGFLGVPFAEIEARVRQGGDDTEIAEWIFARGLRPNRTQAMVWNEHARKLGWNDRVTAYLETLKREAGLAHVAASTSFDLIELSEGREPPPPVA